In Nicotiana tabacum cultivar K326 chromosome 2, ASM71507v2, whole genome shotgun sequence, the following proteins share a genomic window:
- the LOC107797300 gene encoding ABC transporter G family member 10-like encodes MDLPVKTSNSDRYKIEARNLSYKLPPKYNELKWLVKKLATNNKTSNYILRNVSCEAKPGEITAVAGPSGAGKTTLLDILAGNVGPSRFSGHVLVNDQPMKPANFRRISGYVTQDESLFPLLTVEETLMYSARFRLREGDDKAKDRVTKLLNELGLDHVGSMKVGSESSRTISGGEKRRVAIGVELVHDPAVILLDEPTSGLDSASAFHLMYLLKTMAKNQGKTIILTIHQPGFRILELFDKAVLLSNGFVLHNGSLHLLEEKLKSTGHFIPHHVNVLEFAIDITESLAESLHYGESDIEKCETETESDNMPNKNAEEKQVLYSNSPLKEVLILSQRFCRNIFRTKQLFLAKVIQALLVGLILGSIFFNAYSNTKNLELQSQVGFFAFSLTFLLSSNTEALPIFLEERRILMRETSRGAYRIYTYNIANTIVFLPFLLIVALLYAIPVYWLVGLRYEFSAFAYYTLVSWMIFAMGNSFVAACSALVPNFLLGMSFIGCLIGAFFLFSGYFISKESIPIFWLFVHYLSLFKYPFECFLINEYGGENGKLKCIQKVDGVCLMYGEQLLARRGLEESQKWINIGIMLSFIFGYRFLCFLILWYRSIRNKC; translated from the coding sequence atggATTTACCTGTGAAGACATCAAATTCTGATAGATACAAAATTGAGGCCAGAAATCTTTCCTACAAACTACCTCCAAAATATAATGAGTTAAAATGGTTAGTCAAAAAGTTGGCTACCAACAACAAGACTAGTAATTACATTCTAAGGAATGTGAGTTGTGAAGCCAAACCAGGGGAAATTACAGCAGTTGCTGGTCCAAGTGGAGCAGGAAAAACAACATTGTTGGATATTCTAGCAGGAAATGTCGGTCCCTCAAGATTTTCAGGTCATGTTCTTGTCAATGACCAGCCTATGAAGCCTGCAAATTTCAGGAGAATATCTGGCTATGTTACACAAGATGAATCTCTTTTCCCTCTTCTCACAGTTGAAGAAACTTTGATGTATAGTGCACGATTCAGGCTTCGTGAGGGGGACGATAAGGCCAAAGATAGAGTAACAAAGCTGTTGAATGAGCTTGGTTTAGACCATGTTGGTAGTATGAAAGTTGGGAGTGAATCAAGCAGGACAATTTCGGGTGGTGAGAAGCGTAGAGTGGCAATTGGAGTTGAATTAGTCCATGATCCTGCTGTTATTCTACTCGACGAACCAACTTCAGGTCTTGATTCTGCTTCAGCTTTTCATTTAATGTATTTGCTAAAAACCATGGCCAAGAATCAAGGTAAGACAATTATATTAACTATCCATCAGCCTGGTTTTCGAATTCTTGAACTGTTTGATAAAGCTGTGTTGCTATCAAATGGATTTGTCCTTCACAATGGATCTTTGCATTTATTGGAAGAGAAGCTCAAATCCACTGGCCATTTCATTCCTCACCATGTCAATGTTCTTGAATTTGCAATTGATATTACAGAAAGCTTAGCAGAAAGCCTGCATTATGGAGAAAGTGACATTGAAAAATGtgaaacagaaacagaaagtgATAATATGCCTaacaaaaatgctgaagaaaagCAAGTTCTTTACTCTAATTCTCCACTGAAGGAAGTACTAATTCTGAGTCAGAGATTCTGTAGGAATATTTTCAGAACCAAACAACTTTTCTTGGCTAAGGTAATCCAAGCATTACTTGTGGGGCTAATTTTGGGATCAATATTTTTTAATGCTTATAGCAACACAAAGAATTTGGAGCTGCAATCTCAAGTTGGATTCTTTGCTTTTAGTCTCACATTCTTGTTATCATCCAATACAGAAGCTCTACCAATTTTCTTAGAAGAGAGGAGAATTCTAATGAGGGAAACATCTAGAGGAGCCTACAGAATTTACACCTACAATATAGCAAACACTATAGTTTTCCTCCCTTTCCTTCTAATAGTTGCTCTTCTCTATGCTATACCAGTTTACTGGCTAGTCGGATTAAGGTACGAATTCAGTGCATTCGCCTACTATACTCTCGTGTCATGGATGATTTTCGCAATGGGGAATTCATTTGTGGCAGCATGTTCAGCGCTAGTGCCAAATTTCCTCCTTGGAATGTCATTTATCGGTTGCCTAATAGGTGCATTTTTCCTGTTCTCGGGGTACTTTATATCGAAGGAATCAATACCCATTTTCTGGCTATTTGTGCACTATCTGAGTCTGTTTAAGTATCCATTTGAGTGTTTCTTGATCAATGAGTATGGAGGAGAGAATGGGAAACTGAAGTGTATACAGAAAGTTGATGGAGTTTGCCTAATGTATGGTGAACAGTTATTGGCGCGACGTGGTTTAGAGGAGTCACAGAAGTGGATTAACATAGGTATTATGTTAAGTTTCATCTTTGGTTACAGGTTTTTGTGTTTTCTGATTCTCTGGTATAGATCTATTAGAAACAAATGTTGA